The following are from one region of the Stanieria cyanosphaera PCC 7437 genome:
- a CDS encoding Mo-dependent nitrogenase C-terminal domain-containing protein, translating to MTSTTQSIYTDSQIVAWLRGLYTIAWSDGHYDPEEEELIAQLTRELANLDSFERLEPIKPEELAIALGKDPETAENFLRTAVLVAVADGVYSAPEYELLQQFSQALNLEIEALKSLENTLYRPEESTSERIAKQTQPRLDVLHPVKDWLDGMEVQDPRLARFVCKVIPSQCPFERDINLFGRTIAHIPPLCKLNPLYEQLVSLRFRSLSYLADDCGEDISEYI from the coding sequence ATGACTAGTACAACTCAATCTATTTATACTGATAGCCAAATTGTTGCTTGGTTACGAGGTTTATATACTATCGCTTGGTCAGATGGACATTACGATCCTGAAGAAGAAGAGTTAATTGCTCAGTTAACTAGAGAATTAGCCAATCTTGATAGTTTTGAGCGGTTAGAGCCGATCAAACCTGAAGAATTAGCTATTGCTTTAGGCAAAGACCCTGAAACGGCTGAAAACTTTTTAAGAACGGCTGTCTTGGTAGCTGTGGCTGATGGAGTTTATTCTGCTCCTGAATATGAATTGTTACAGCAGTTTAGCCAAGCTTTAAATCTAGAAATAGAAGCTCTTAAATCTTTAGAAAATACTCTTTATCGTCCAGAGGAAAGTACTTCTGAAAGAATTGCTAAACAAACTCAACCGCGTTTAGACGTTTTACATCCAGTCAAAGATTGGCTTGATGGCATGGAAGTTCAAGACCCCCGTTTGGCTCGATTTGTCTGCAAAGTAATTCCTTCTCAATGTCCGTTTGAGAGAGACATTAACTTATTTGGACGTACAATTGCTCATATTCCCCCTTTGTGTAAGCTTAATCCTCTTTACGAGCAGTTAGTAAGTTTGCGTTTTCGTTCTTTATCCTACTTAGCTGACGATTGCGGTGAAGATATTTCTGAATACATTTAA
- a CDS encoding ComF family protein — MGSTPVTSYQLSVTSDDGYCPPFSLSPGSMLKSLLSLFLQSPCCLCQRHSETILCQFCQKQVHNFQLSTSSSTWTGNLPYFAWGKYEGQLKQTLSKLKYDRQAELGILLGQWLGQAWLDAGMAKKRAKLIVVPIPLHPNKQKIRGFNQAELIAQGFCQITSDRLFANALIRIKDTPALFGLTPLQRKQNLQDAFTLGRVWQQQQPQLPVLLIDDIYTTGTTVQQAANVLRKHNIKVYGMAVIATPKFTS, encoded by the coding sequence ATGGGAAGTACGCCAGTTACCAGTTATCAGTTATCAGTTACCAGTGATGACGGTTATTGTCCCCCTTTCTCCCTTTCTCCTGGTTCTATGCTCAAAAGTCTACTTAGTTTATTCCTTCAGTCTCCTTGTTGCTTATGCCAACGTCACTCAGAAACGATTCTCTGTCAATTTTGTCAAAAACAAGTACACAACTTTCAATTATCAACCTCTAGTTCTACGTGGACAGGCAATCTACCTTACTTTGCTTGGGGCAAATATGAAGGACAATTAAAACAAACCTTAAGCAAACTCAAATACGACCGCCAAGCTGAATTAGGTATTCTGTTGGGACAATGGTTAGGTCAAGCATGGTTAGATGCTGGTATGGCTAAAAAACGAGCAAAATTAATTGTTGTACCCATTCCTTTACATCCAAATAAACAAAAAATTAGAGGTTTTAACCAAGCAGAATTAATTGCTCAAGGGTTTTGTCAGATTACAAGCGATCGCTTGTTCGCCAATGCTTTAATTAGAATTAAAGATACTCCTGCTTTATTTGGTCTAACTCCTCTTCAAAGAAAACAAAACCTTCAAGACGCTTTTACTCTTGGTAGAGTTTGGCAACAACAACAACCTCAACTTCCTGTATTATTGATAGATGATATTTATACTACTGGAACAACTGTTCAACAAGCAGCAAACGTTTTACGCAAACACAACATTAAAGTTTATGGAATGGCGGTAATCGCTACCCCAAAATTCACTTCTTAG
- a CDS encoding ferredoxin-thioredoxin reductase catalytic domain-containing protein, translating into MSTAIDQDKILESMKNFAEQYAKRTDTYFCSDLSVTAVVIEGLARHKEELGAPLCPCRHYEDKEAEVKNTFWNCPCVPMRERKECHCMLFITDDNEFAGDEQNIALELIKEVRDSMKA; encoded by the coding sequence ATGAGTACAGCTATAGATCAGGATAAAATCCTAGAATCAATGAAGAATTTTGCCGAACAGTACGCTAAACGAACTGATACTTATTTTTGTTCCGATCTTTCTGTAACTGCGGTAGTAATTGAAGGGTTAGCTAGACATAAAGAAGAACTAGGCGCACCTCTTTGTCCTTGTCGTCATTACGAAGATAAAGAAGCTGAGGTAAAAAATACTTTTTGGAATTGTCCCTGTGTACCAATGCGTGAACGCAAAGAATGTCATTGTATGTTGTTTATTACTGATGATAATGAATTTGCTGGAGATGAGCAAAATATCGCTCTTGAACTAATTAAAGAAGTTCGTGACAGCATGAAAGCATAA
- a CDS encoding DUF309 domain-containing protein encodes MALQEFWQGIEQFNQQEFYACHDTLEALWLEAVEPDKNFYQGILQIAVACYHLGNQNWRGAVILLGEGIKRLSNYQPIYEEIDVASLIEESSQLLQQLQQIEPEHIQEFTRQLNQTNSNYKLPMIMTINPS; translated from the coding sequence ATGGCATTGCAAGAATTTTGGCAAGGTATAGAACAATTTAATCAACAAGAGTTTTATGCTTGTCATGATACGTTAGAGGCTCTTTGGCTAGAAGCTGTTGAGCCTGACAAAAATTTTTATCAAGGTATTTTACAAATTGCTGTTGCTTGCTACCATTTGGGTAATCAAAATTGGCGTGGTGCAGTTATTCTTTTAGGAGAAGGAATTAAACGATTAAGTAATTATCAACCTATTTATGAAGAGATTGATGTAGCTAGTTTAATCGAAGAAAGCAGTCAACTTCTCCAACAACTACAACAAATTGAACCAGAACACATCCAAGAATTTACCCGACAGTTAAATCAAACTAATTCTAACTACAAATTACCGATGATTATGACAATTAATCCTAGTTAA
- a CDS encoding LptA/OstA family protein, producing MMMSSLFLRQRLSQFLSIAVASTIIFATPSKNLQAQTPTPGGGITIRSDVQEANSETGVFTARGNVQINYPARQIQATSTQAQYYSRERRLVLSGNVYVIQQGNSMRAETMTYLIDEGRFIAAPKSNQQVESTYLVSEPNSAIENNN from the coding sequence ATGATGATGTCGTCGCTATTTTTACGTCAGAGATTATCGCAATTTTTATCAATCGCAGTCGCGAGTACAATTATTTTTGCTACTCCTTCTAAAAATTTGCAAGCTCAAACTCCCACTCCAGGGGGAGGCATTACTATTCGTTCTGATGTTCAAGAAGCTAATTCTGAAACAGGAGTTTTTACAGCCAGAGGAAATGTTCAAATTAACTACCCAGCTAGACAAATTCAAGCTACTTCAACCCAAGCTCAATATTATAGTCGAGAGCGTCGTTTAGTATTAAGTGGCAATGTTTATGTAATTCAGCAAGGTAACAGTATGCGTGCTGAAACTATGACTTATTTGATTGATGAAGGAAGGTTTATTGCTGCTCCGAAAAGTAATCAACAAGTAGAATCTACTTATTTGGTTTCCGAGCCAAATTCTGCTATCGAAAACAACAATTAA
- the lptB gene encoding LPS export ABC transporter ATP-binding protein, producing MALILENIHKNYGKRVVVNRVNLRVLPGEIVGLLGPNGAGKTTTFYIATGLIKPNEGKVWLEDQEITTLPLHQRARLGIGYLTQQASIFRNLTVKDNIQLVLEQTGVPRPAQSIRLQQLLQEFRLEQVDRVMGSQVSGGERRRTELARALAAGMNGPKFLLLDEPFAGVDPIAVAEIQSIIASLSDRNMGILITDHNVRETLAITNRAYIMRDGQILASGTAEELYANSLVRQYYLGDNFQI from the coding sequence ATGGCTCTGATCCTGGAAAACATTCACAAAAACTATGGCAAAAGAGTGGTAGTCAACCGAGTTAATCTCAGAGTTTTACCAGGAGAAATTGTTGGTTTACTCGGGCCTAATGGAGCAGGAAAAACTACAACTTTTTATATTGCTACAGGTTTAATTAAACCCAATGAAGGTAAAGTCTGGCTAGAGGATCAAGAAATTACTACTTTACCGCTTCATCAAAGAGCGCGTTTAGGAATTGGTTATTTAACTCAACAAGCAAGTATTTTTCGTAATCTTACTGTTAAAGATAATATTCAATTAGTTTTAGAACAAACTGGTGTACCTCGTCCGGCTCAATCAATTCGTTTGCAACAACTACTTCAAGAATTTCGTCTCGAACAAGTAGATCGAGTGATGGGTTCTCAAGTATCTGGTGGAGAAAGAAGAAGAACCGAATTAGCTAGAGCCTTAGCAGCAGGAATGAACGGCCCAAAATTCTTACTACTTGATGAACCCTTTGCAGGAGTAGATCCGATTGCTGTTGCTGAGATTCAAAGTATTATTGCTAGTTTAAGCGATCGCAATATGGGTATTTTGATTACCGATCACAATGTACGAGAAACTTTAGCTATTACTAATCGTGCTTATATTATGCGAGATGGTCAAATTTTGGCTTCTGGTACGGCAGAAGAACTTTACGCTAATTCCTTAGTGCGACAATACTATTTAGGCGACAATTTTCAGATTTAG
- a CDS encoding LptF/LptG family permease, which yields MNIGKFKFLAKSHLGLYVMDLYIVKELFLPFLFGMGMFTSLALSIGTLFDLVRKVTESGLLLSVAIQVLFLKLPEFVVLAFPMSMLLAALMAYSRLSSDSELIALRSIGVNIYRLLVPVVVFSFFVVLITFVVHNFVSPAANYQAELTLEKALDKIEPSFKERNIIYPEYGKVELADGNKETVLTRLFYAEEFDGQQMKGLTILERSQVGVNQIVTAQSATWNISENTWDFFNGTIYLIANDGSYRNIVRFQHQKLALPRTPLDITKEGRDYGQMNILQAQEYLKIVKLRGDDKKVRKLEVRIQEKIAFPFVCLVFALIGAAIGTRPQNTSKATSFGICVGLIFAYYLLSFIISSMGVWGVLSPFLAAWLPNILGLAAAGLLITSSSR from the coding sequence ATGAATATTGGTAAATTCAAATTCTTAGCTAAGTCTCATCTCGGTTTATATGTGATGGATTTATATATTGTTAAAGAATTATTCTTACCCTTTCTGTTTGGAATGGGAATGTTTACGTCTTTAGCATTATCGATTGGGACTTTATTCGATTTGGTACGAAAAGTAACAGAATCGGGATTACTGTTGAGTGTTGCCATTCAAGTTTTATTTCTTAAACTTCCTGAATTTGTAGTCTTGGCTTTTCCGATGTCGATGTTGCTAGCAGCTTTAATGGCTTATAGTAGACTTTCTAGTGATAGTGAGTTGATTGCTTTACGTAGTATTGGCGTTAATATTTATCGTTTACTTGTTCCAGTAGTAGTATTCAGTTTCTTTGTCGTTTTAATTACTTTTGTGGTTCATAATTTTGTTTCTCCTGCTGCTAATTATCAAGCTGAATTAACCTTAGAAAAAGCACTAGATAAAATTGAACCTTCTTTTAAAGAAAGAAATATTATTTATCCAGAATATGGCAAAGTAGAACTTGCCGATGGTAATAAAGAAACTGTTTTAACTCGTTTGTTTTATGCCGAAGAGTTTGACGGACAACAAATGAAGGGTTTAACTATTCTTGAGCGATCGCAAGTAGGAGTTAATCAAATTGTTACTGCTCAATCTGCTACTTGGAATATTTCTGAAAACACTTGGGATTTTTTTAATGGCACAATTTATTTAATTGCTAATGATGGTTCTTATCGAAATATTGTTCGTTTTCAACATCAAAAACTAGCTTTACCTCGGACTCCTTTAGATATTACTAAAGAAGGTAGAGATTACGGACAAATGAATATTTTGCAAGCTCAAGAATATTTAAAGATAGTTAAATTAAGAGGCGATGATAAAAAAGTTCGTAAATTAGAAGTTAGAATTCAAGAAAAAATAGCTTTTCCGTTTGTTTGTTTAGTTTTTGCTTTAATTGGTGCTGCGATCGGTACTAGACCACAAAATACTAGTAAAGCAACTAGTTTTGGTATTTGTGTTGGTTTAATTTTTGCTTATTATTTACTTTCATTTATTATTAGTTCAATGGGTGTTTGGGGAGTACTATCTCCTTTTTTAGCAGCTTGGTTACCTAATATTTTAGGTTTAGCAGCAGCAGGATTATTAATAACTAGTTCATCTCGTTAA
- the blaOXA gene encoding class D beta-lactamase — MKKLLSLLLLLILAVVGSLVVENHEVYSQTEPPIEQRIDFKRHFDDLGVNGSIIIYDLQSDRFYQHNPRRNNTAFLPASTYKIPNSLIALETGAIKDDVAVLTWDGIEKGLNGSPLKEWNQDLNIRLAYKYSAVWFYQVLARKIGHQRMQDFVNQIQYGNQNIGAEEYIDNFWLDGELRITPQQQIAFLRRLYQNDLPFSQKTIDLVKDIMIAEQTPDYILRAKTGWATSVTPNIGWYVGYLEQNDQVYFFATNLDLNSETDPAVRLEVTRLCLQDLGLL, encoded by the coding sequence ATGAAAAAACTGCTCAGTCTGTTATTGCTGTTGATTTTGGCTGTAGTTGGGAGTTTGGTAGTTGAAAACCATGAGGTTTATTCTCAAACCGAGCCTCCAATAGAGCAAAGAATTGATTTTAAGCGTCATTTTGATGATTTAGGCGTAAATGGCTCGATTATCATTTATGACCTCCAAAGCGATCGCTTTTATCAACATAATCCTCGTCGCAATAACACCGCGTTTCTTCCTGCTTCAACTTATAAAATTCCTAATTCTTTGATCGCTTTAGAAACTGGCGCAATCAAAGATGATGTTGCCGTTTTGACATGGGATGGCATTGAAAAAGGTTTGAATGGTTCTCCTTTGAAAGAATGGAATCAAGATTTAAATATTCGTCTTGCTTATAAGTATTCGGCAGTTTGGTTTTATCAAGTGCTGGCGCGTAAAATTGGGCATCAAAGGATGCAAGATTTTGTTAATCAAATTCAATACGGCAATCAAAACATTGGTGCAGAAGAATATATTGATAACTTTTGGCTAGATGGAGAATTAAGAATTACTCCTCAACAGCAAATTGCCTTTCTTCGTCGTCTTTACCAAAATGATTTGCCTTTTTCCCAAAAAACTATTGATTTGGTCAAAGACATTATGATTGCCGAACAAACACCCGATTATATTCTTCGGGCAAAAACAGGATGGGCCACTTCTGTAACACCTAATATTGGTTGGTATGTGGGATATTTAGAACAAAACGACCAAGTTTATTTCTTTGCTACCAATCTCGATCTGAATTCAGAAACCGATCCAGCAGTAAGGCTAGAAGTTACGAGACTGTGTTTACAGGATTTAGGTCTTCTGTAA
- the trpC gene encoding indole-3-glycerol phosphate synthase TrpC: protein MQIRRINPNPQVNTGEVIYQANLPDAKPRHILEEIVWYKETEVAKMRDRLPLLELRQQVATVAPPNNFLAALKNGKTDPALIAEVKKASPSKGVIKEDFNPVAIAKAYQAGGASCLSVLTDEKFFQGSFDNLSLVRQEIDLPLLCKEFIIYPYQIYFARAKGADAVLLIAAILSNQDLKYFTKIIKALGMTALIEVHTLAELDRVLAIEEVDLIGINNRNLENFTVSLQTTNELLKSRKEVINSRNILIVSESGLHNSEDLNFVKEAGANAVLIGESLVKQSDPEQAIYELFGY, encoded by the coding sequence ATGCAAATTAGAAGAATTAATCCAAACCCTCAAGTCAATACAGGAGAAGTAATTTATCAAGCCAATCTTCCCGATGCCAAACCGCGTCATATTTTAGAAGAGATTGTGTGGTATAAAGAAACTGAAGTAGCAAAAATGCGCGATCGCTTGCCTTTATTAGAATTACGTCAGCAAGTAGCTACTGTAGCGCCACCGAATAATTTTTTAGCTGCTTTAAAAAATGGCAAAACTGATCCTGCTTTAATTGCTGAAGTTAAAAAAGCTTCCCCTTCTAAAGGAGTAATTAAAGAAGATTTTAATCCTGTTGCGATCGCAAAAGCTTATCAAGCTGGTGGGGCAAGTTGTCTTTCGGTTTTAACTGATGAAAAGTTTTTTCAAGGTAGTTTTGACAATCTCAGTTTAGTTAGACAAGAAATAGATTTACCTTTACTTTGTAAGGAATTTATTATTTATCCTTATCAAATTTATTTTGCTCGTGCTAAAGGAGCGGATGCGGTTCTTTTAATTGCTGCAATTTTATCAAATCAAGATTTAAAATATTTTACTAAAATCATTAAAGCTTTAGGTATGACTGCCTTGATTGAAGTTCATACTTTGGCAGAATTAGACCGAGTTTTAGCAATTGAAGAAGTCGATTTAATTGGTATTAATAATCGCAATTTAGAAAATTTTACTGTTAGTTTACAAACTACTAATGAGCTTTTAAAATCTAGAAAAGAAGTTATTAATTCACGAAATATATTAATAGTTAGTGAATCAGGATTGCATAATTCAGAAGATTTGAATTTTGTCAAAGAAGCAGGAGCAAATGCAGTGTTAATCGGAGAATCTTTGGTTAAACAAAGCGATCCAGAACAAGCTATTTATGAGCTTTTTGGTTATTAA
- the lpdA gene encoding dihydrolipoyl dehydrogenase yields the protein MSEFDYDLIIIGAGVGGHGAALHAVKCGLKTAIIEAGDMGGTCVNRGCIPSKALLAASGRVREFKDTHHLKDLGIEVEGVQFDRGTIAAHALDLVSKIQNDLTNSLTRLKVDIIRGWGKVAGKQKVTVATDQGEKTFTAKDIMLCPGSIPFVPPGIEIDGKTVFTSDQAVKLESLPNWIAIIGSGYIGLEFSDVYTALGCEVTMIEALDNLMPGFDPEIAKIAQRVLINPRDIETYTGVFATKVTPGTPVVIELTDAKTKEVIEVLEVDACLVATGRIPATKNLGLESLAVEIDRRGFIPVNDKMQVIRDGEPISHLWAVGDATGKMMLAHAASGQGVVAVENICGRTKEIDYRCIPAAAFTHPEISYVGLTETQAKELGQQEGFTVATAKTYYKGNSKALAEGETEGMAKIIYRKDTGELLGVHIIGIHASDLIQEAANAIAKRESVQNLAFNVHTHPTLSEILDEAYKRAQVVGV from the coding sequence ATGAGCGAATTTGATTACGATTTAATTATTATTGGTGCTGGTGTTGGCGGACATGGTGCAGCTTTACACGCAGTTAAATGTGGCTTGAAAACAGCGATTATTGAAGCTGGAGATATGGGCGGTACTTGTGTTAATCGTGGTTGTATCCCTTCTAAAGCTTTACTAGCTGCTTCTGGGAGAGTTAGAGAGTTTAAAGATACCCATCATCTTAAGGATTTGGGTATTGAGGTGGAAGGAGTACAGTTTGACAGAGGAACTATTGCAGCCCATGCGTTGGATTTAGTTAGTAAAATTCAAAATGATTTAACTAATAGTTTGACTCGCCTGAAAGTAGATATTATTCGCGGTTGGGGTAAAGTTGCTGGTAAACAAAAGGTGACTGTGGCAACGGATCAAGGGGAGAAAACTTTTACTGCTAAAGATATTATGCTTTGCCCTGGTTCGATTCCTTTTGTACCTCCAGGAATTGAAATAGACGGGAAAACGGTTTTTACTAGCGATCAGGCGGTTAAATTAGAATCTTTACCCAACTGGATTGCAATTATTGGTAGTGGTTACATCGGTTTGGAGTTTTCTGATGTTTATACTGCCTTGGGATGCGAAGTAACGATGATTGAGGCATTAGATAATTTAATGCCTGGTTTTGACCCCGAAATTGCTAAAATTGCTCAACGAGTTTTAATTAATCCTCGTGATATTGAAACCTATACGGGAGTATTCGCGACTAAGGTTACTCCAGGGACACCAGTAGTAATCGAATTAACAGATGCTAAAACCAAAGAAGTTATTGAAGTTTTAGAAGTAGATGCTTGTTTGGTAGCTACAGGAAGAATTCCTGCCACGAAAAACTTAGGCTTAGAATCTCTGGCAGTAGAAATTGACAGACGTGGTTTTATTCCTGTTAATGATAAAATGCAAGTCATTCGAGATGGTGAACCTATCTCTCATCTTTGGGCTGTAGGCGACGCGACTGGTAAGATGATGTTGGCTCATGCTGCTTCTGGACAAGGTGTAGTAGCAGTAGAAAATATCTGTGGTAGAACGAAAGAAATTGATTATCGTTGTATACCTGCAGCAGCTTTTACCCATCCCGAAATTAGTTATGTTGGTTTGACTGAAACTCAAGCGAAAGAATTAGGTCAACAAGAAGGATTTACCGTTGCTACTGCTAAAACTTACTATAAAGGTAATTCTAAAGCTTTAGCGGAAGGGGAAACCGAAGGGATGGCAAAAATAATTTATCGTAAGGATACTGGTGAATTATTGGGTGTACATATTATTGGGATTCATGCTTCCGATTTGATTCAAGAAGCTGCTAATGCGATCGCGAAACGAGAATCTGTTCAAAATCTTGCTTTTAATGTTCATACCCATCCTACCCTTTCCGAAATTTTAGATGAGGCATACAAACGCGCCCAGGTAGTTGGTGTGTAG
- a CDS encoding GspE/PulE/PilB domain-containing protein — protein sequence MSSYNNQSSNQNPNFVDNFSDHQIKSLNLDINKIFELISLILPLECCLHYQVLPLQLQNQHLTLGMVNLEDESALNFIGLIINSLGYTLQTKEIAYDEHQSILAAYLKANPENQKKSKARKLDRNSKLTVMTSFSEQNYLINSDSKLTVADTSENLNNSFNSDYKPTLAENPPENKPEHSNSNLHERATLIVDQPEDHNLQSNLKPQKSANNLDIEPQHLSESADFLANLTPQQLWQELLARILNGGIGRLFLERYPEYGRIIWGQDGVVQSSLNEVSIQVFQAIINQIKALAKLPPIPVDKRKKVAIEKYYQHERLLLRLEVFPGQCGEELTLQVLRSQALQYYEQKQIKKMTEQAISLAEQLEKTLKRITACATSSELEDWQNIIEMQQVIIRKMKLLK from the coding sequence ATGTCCTCTTACAACAATCAATCTTCCAATCAAAATCCCAATTTTGTCGACAACTTTTCCGATCATCAAATCAAATCTTTAAATTTAGATATAAATAAGATTTTTGAGTTAATTAGCCTGATCTTACCTTTAGAATGTTGCCTTCACTATCAAGTTTTACCTCTTCAGCTTCAAAATCAACATCTAACTTTAGGAATGGTCAATCTTGAAGATGAATCTGCACTCAATTTTATTGGTTTAATTATTAATTCTCTAGGTTATACTCTACAAACGAAAGAAATTGCCTATGATGAGCATCAATCAATTTTAGCAGCCTATCTAAAAGCTAATCCTGAAAATCAAAAAAAATCAAAAGCTAGAAAATTAGACCGCAATTCTAAGCTAACTGTGATGACTTCTTTTTCTGAGCAAAATTATTTAATTAATTCTGATTCTAAGTTGACTGTAGCTGATACTTCTGAAAACTTAAATAATTCTTTTAATTCTGACTATAAACCAACCTTGGCAGAAAATCCACCAGAAAATAAACCCGAGCATTCTAATTCTAATCTCCACGAAAGAGCAACTTTAATCGTAGATCAACCAGAAGATCATAATCTTCAATCAAACCTAAAACCTCAAAAATCAGCCAATAATTTAGACATAGAACCTCAACATTTATCAGAATCAGCAGATTTTTTAGCTAATTTAACTCCTCAGCAACTTTGGCAAGAGTTATTAGCCCGAATTTTAAACGGAGGAATTGGTAGACTTTTTTTAGAAAGATATCCAGAATATGGCAGAATTATTTGGGGACAAGATGGAGTAGTTCAATCTTCATTAAATGAAGTATCGATTCAAGTTTTTCAAGCTATTATCAACCAAATTAAAGCTTTAGCTAAACTGCCTCCTATACCTGTAGATAAACGCAAAAAAGTCGCCATAGAAAAATATTATCAACACGAACGTTTATTATTACGTTTAGAAGTTTTCCCTGGTCAATGTGGAGAAGAATTAACTTTACAAGTTTTACGTAGTCAAGCTCTTCAATATTATGAACAGAAACAAATCAAAAAGATGACCGAACAGGCTATAAGTTTGGCAGAACAATTAGAAAAAACTTTAAAGAGAATTACTGCTTGTGCCACTTCTAGTGAGCTTGAAGATTGGCAAAATATTATAGAAATGCAGCAAGTAATTATCCGAAAAATGAAGTTATTAAAATAA
- a CDS encoding CAAD domain-containing protein has protein sequence MESEAQKIDVQNPSGFNTETAGMIAPAKPSPADKPWQEWIEVGSDFLSKLYDYLGEFISDNRKLLINLGLLFGAIVAVKLTLAILDAINDIPLLAPLFELVGLGYTGWFVYRYLLKESTRQELVTEFDALKKQVLGNETTNI, from the coding sequence ATGGAATCTGAAGCTCAAAAAATAGATGTGCAAAACCCTTCTGGTTTTAATACTGAAACAGCTGGAATGATTGCTCCCGCGAAGCCCTCACCAGCAGATAAACCCTGGCAAGAATGGATCGAAGTAGGGAGTGATTTCTTATCAAAGTTATATGATTATCTAGGAGAGTTTATCTCAGATAACAGAAAACTTCTGATTAATTTAGGATTATTGTTTGGTGCGATCGTAGCAGTTAAATTAACTTTAGCTATCCTTGATGCGATCAATGATATTCCTCTTTTAGCTCCTTTGTTTGAACTAGTTGGTCTTGGCTATACTGGTTGGTTTGTTTATCGGTATCTTTTAAAAGAATCTACTCGTCAAGAGTTAGTTACTGAATTTGATGCTTTGAAAAAACAAGTTCTGGGCAATGAAACCACCAACATATAA
- a CDS encoding 6-pyruvoyl trahydropterin synthase family protein — MICIINRRAKFSASHRYWLPELNPEENQRLFGACSRFPGHGHNYVLYVSLKGELDRYGMVQNLSHVKQVIKKEVTSQLDYAYLNEVWSEFQQTLPTTENIARVIWQKLAPYLPLVNIQLFEHPELWADYQGNDMEASLTVKTHFSAAHRLALPNLSFEENTEIYGKCARPNGHGHNYHLEVTVTGEIDQRTGMLVDLGALQKIIDDYVIEPFDHTFLNKDIPYFAEVVPTAENIAVYITQLLQQPIQTLGAELDKVKLIESPNNSCEIYCRRSQQNVTFLQQQEPVVAV, encoded by the coding sequence ATGATTTGTATCATTAACCGTCGAGCTAAGTTTTCTGCTAGTCATCGTTATTGGTTACCAGAACTAAATCCAGAAGAAAATCAACGCTTGTTTGGGGCTTGTAGTCGTTTTCCTGGGCATGGACATAACTATGTTCTTTATGTGTCTCTTAAAGGAGAATTAGACCGCTATGGGATGGTACAAAATCTATCTCATGTCAAACAAGTTATCAAAAAAGAAGTGACTAGTCAGTTAGACTACGCTTATTTAAATGAAGTTTGGTCAGAATTTCAACAAACTCTACCTACTACAGAAAATATTGCCCGAGTCATCTGGCAAAAATTAGCACCTTATTTACCTTTAGTCAATATTCAATTATTTGAACATCCCGAACTCTGGGCAGATTATCAAGGAAACGATATGGAAGCGTCTTTAACTGTTAAAACTCATTTTAGTGCTGCTCATCGCTTGGCTTTACCTAACCTCAGCTTTGAAGAAAATACCGAAATATACGGCAAATGCGCTCGTCCTAACGGTCATGGACACAATTATCATCTAGAGGTTACAGTAACAGGAGAAATCGATCAACGTACTGGTATGCTAGTTGATTTAGGAGCTTTACAAAAAATTATTGATGATTATGTAATAGAACCTTTTGATCATACTTTTCTCAACAAAGATATTCCTTACTTTGCCGAAGTAGTACCAACGGCTGAAAATATTGCGGTTTATATTACTCAATTGTTACAACAGCCCATTCAAACTTTAGGAGCAGAATTAGATAAAGTTAAATTGATTGAGAGTCCAAACAACTCTTGCGAAATTTATTGCCGTCGTTCGCAACAAAATGTTACTTTTTTGCAGCAGCAAGAGCCAGTTGTAGCCGTTTAA